The genomic DNA GACGCGAACGTCTCGACCATCGCGCTGTTGGCGCCCAGCCCGACAGACTGGCGCGATTCGCCGTAGCGTTCCGCGAGGCTTTCGACCACGCTCGCCCGCGGGCCACATTGACGGCCGTTTTGCGCCAGTGCAGGCGCCGTGAGCGCGATAAAGCCGCCCAGCGCGGCCAGATGGATCAAAAATGCTGTTTTCTTCATTTCAGTGCCTTTCCGTTTTGCTGCAAAGGCGGCTGCGACAGGTCTCCGGCCGATCCGGCTGGTGCCGGCGAAACCCGGGCGCCCCCGGTGGTGAACGTGCAACCCGATCCTTGTGCCGGCGTCCGGCGGCCCTGCCGGTGCGGCCCTCCCAAAGATGAGCGACCTGCAAACCATGCGTCCGCACCCTTGAAAACGAGGTTAACGCAGCGTCCGGCGGGTGTTGCGCGGCACAAACTTGCTGCACTGCGGCGCAATTGCTCTTGAAGTTTTCGTCCAGCAATGCCCCTCTGCGCGCAACAATATTTCACAGCCAAGGTCACGCCATGCCCGCCACATCCCGCCCGCTCCGCTCCGTCCTCTATATTCCCGGCTCCAAACCGCGGGCGCTGGACAAGGCCCGCGGCCTGCCTGCCGATGCCATCATCTTCGATCTCGAAGACGCGGTCATACCGGATGAAAAGACCGCCGCGCGCGACACGCTGGCCGACGCACTCGCCACGGGCGGTTACGGCGCGCGCATGAAGATCGTGCGCATCAACGGGCTCGATACGGCATGGGGTGCGGATGACGCACGTGCCGCTGCGGCCATGGGCGCCGACGCGGTGCTGCTGCCCAAGGTCAACAGCCCCGATGATCTCGACGCGCTGGCGGACATCACCGGCGACACGCCCCTCTGGGCGATGATGGAAACGCCGCGGGGCATGTTGAACGCGGCCGCCATCGCCGCGCACCCGCTGCTGTCGGGTATGGTCATGGGGACCAATGATCTGGCCAAGGATCTGCAAACGCGGTTCCGCGCCGACCGGCAACCGTTGATGGCGGGGCTGGGGCTGTGTGTGCTGGCGGGCAAGGCGCATGGCGCGGCGCTGATCGACGGGGTCTATAACGCGTTCAAGGACGAAGACGGCCTGCGCGCCGAGTGCGAACAGGGCCGCGACATGGGCTTTGACGGCAAAACGCTCATCCACCCCGCGCAACTGGACATCGCCAATGCGGCCTTCTCCCCCTCGGCCGATGAAATCGATCTGGCCCGCCGCCAGATCGCCGCATTCGACGCCGCCGAAGCCACCGGTCAGGGCGTTGCCGTCGTCGATGGCAAGATCGTCGAAAACCTGCATGTTGCCACCGCCCGTGAAACATTGGCAAAGTCGGAAGCAATCGACGCCATGCAGGCGGAGTGAAACAAGGGACTTACCCATGCTGCTTTTGATCCTCGGGCTCCTGTTGTGGGTGGCCGCACATTATTTCAAACGGCTGATGCCGGAAAAACGGGCCGCTCTGGGCGATCCGGGCAAAGGTCTGGTGGCGGTGGCGATCGTGCTGTCGCTGGTCCTGATGATTCTGGGCTACCGCGGGGCCGACTTTGTCCATGTCTGGGCGCCGCCCGCCTTTCTCACCCACATCAACAACCTCGCGATGGTGCTGGCGCTGTGGGTCTACGGATCGAGCGCGGCCAAGGGGGCCAAGGCGTGGCCTGCCTACAAAATCCGCCACCCGCAGCTTACCGCGGTCAAGATCTGGGCCGCCGCGCACCTGCTGGTCAACGGCGATCTGGCCTCCATCGTGCTTTTTGGCGGGCTGCTGGCGTGGGCCGTGGGCTCTGTCATCCTGATCAACCGGGCCGAGCCTGACTGGACCCCGCCCGCCCCTGCTGGGCGCGCCACTTACATCCGGCTTGCCATCATCACAGCGGTGATGCTGGTGGTCATCACCCTCATCCACACATTGCTGGGCGTCTCGCCCTTTGGCTAACACATTGGAACTGAAATGAAACTCTACCGCTTCCTGTCGGAAGAAGACACATCCGCCTTCTGCCACAAAGTCACCGATGCCCTGAACAAGGGCTGGGAGCTTTACGGCACCCCAACCCAAACCTGGGACCACGCGGCAGGCGTGATGCGCTGCGGTCAGGCCGTCGTCAAAGACGCCCCCGGCACCTATACCCCCGACACCAAACTGGGCGCACACTGACATGGCAACCAAAACCAACGCTGGCCGCTTTTTCGAAGACTACCGCATCGGCGAAGTGATCCGCCACGCCGTGCCGCGCACGGTCAAGATGGGCGAACGCGCGCTCTACCACATGCTCTATCCCGCGCGCCACGCGCTCTATTCCTCCGACCAGTTCGCACAGGGCTGCGGCCTGCCGTTCAGCCCGCTCGAAGATCTGATCGGCTTTCACGTGGTGTTCGGCAAGACCGTGCCCGACGTGTCGCTGAATGCGGTGGCAAATCTGGGCTACGCCGAAGGCCGCTGGATCACACCGGTCTGGCCCGGCGACACGCTGCGCTCGGAATCCGAAGTGATCGGCCTGAAACAGAACTCCAACGGCAAGACGGGCGTGGTTTACGTGCGCACCCGCGGGCTGAATCAGCACGACGAAACGGTGATGGAATATGTCCGCTGGGTCATGGTGCGCAAACGCGATGGCGACGCGCCCGCGCCGGATACCGTGGTGCCTGACCTGCAAAAAACCATCGCGGCTTCCGATCTGGTGATCCCGCGCGGCCTCGATTTCACCAACTATGATTTCACGCTCGCCGGTGAGCCGCACCGCTGGGGCGACTACGACGTCGGCGAAAAAATCGACCACGTCGATGGCGTCACCGTCGAAGAGGCCGAGCACATGATGGCGACCCGCCTGTGGCAAAACACGGCCAAGGTCCACTTCGACACCTCCGCCCGCCCCGACGGCAGCCGCCTCATCTACGGCGGTCACGTCATTTCGATGGCGCGGGCGCTGTCGTTCAACGGGCTGGCCAACGCACAGATGATCGTGGGTCTCAACGGCGGCGCACATGCCAACCCCTGCCTTGCGGGCGATACCATCCGCGCCTGGTCCGAAGTGCTCGACAAGGCCGAAACCGATGCACCGGGCGTTGGCGCCATCCGTCTGCGGCTGGTCGCGACCAAGGGCGGCACGCCGTTCGATCTGCGCGGTGCGGACGGCAAATACCTGCCCGATGTCCTGCTCGATCTCGACATCTGGGCCCTGATGCCCACATGAGCCGCCCCGCGCTGGTCCTTGCGCTGGCTCTCGCGGCGGCCCCCGCGCGCGCCGAAGATGCGCGGGACGCCTATGTCGCATCCAACCTGCTCGCGGTCCTCTATCACGAACTGGGCCATGCCCTGATCGACACCGGCGACCTGCCCGTTTTCGGACAGGAAGAAGACGCCGCCGACACGCTGTCCATCCTGATGATCGACACGCTTTTCGACGACGATACCGCCCGCACCATCGCCTATGACACCGCTGACGGTTTTGCCGCCGACGCGCGGCTGGCCGCTGACGATATCGCGTGGTGGGACACCCACGGCCCCGACGCCCAGCGGTACTACAACCTCGTCTGCCTGTTCTACGGGGCGGACCCAGACACCCGCGATGATTTCGCGGCGGACATGGGTCTGCCCGACGACCGCGCCGACACCTGCCCCGAAGAATACGACCTCGCCATCGACAGCTGGGGGCCGGTGCTCGACGAGCTGATGGCGCAGGGTGGCACCGCGGGGCTGATCTACACCGGGACCGGCACCTCGCTGACCCACCGCACGATCAAGGACGAAGTCCGCGCGCTCAACGCTGTCATGACCATGCCCGCGCCGCTGCGCGTGTCCGTTGCCCCCTGCGGAGAGCCCAACGCCTTCTACGATCCGCAGGACATCTCGATCACGATCTGCACCGAATTCGAAGATTATTTGCGCAAGAATTCACCATAATTCTAGGCAAATCGGGCGATTCTACCCGCCCGGCGTGCGTCAGCCATGCATTTGTGATCACACGCAAAAACCTGTGATCACAAATGTCGCTTTTCGCTGGTCAAAGCACCCATCCTCGGAAAAGTTACTCGGCAAGATTCATGTTTCAGGCGTATACCGCGTACTGAACACCACTAAAATGGGACCGTTTCGATATGAACATCCACGAATACCAGGCCAAAGCCCTCCTGCGCAGCTACGGCGCGCCAGTGTCCGACGGGCGTGTTGTCCTCAAGGCCGAAGACGCCAAGAACGCGGCCGGAGAACTCGACGGCCCGTTGTGGGTGGTCAAGGCACAGATCCACGCAGGCGGACGCGGCAAGGGCAAGTTCAAGGAAGCGGATGCAGGCGACGCAGGCGGCGTGCGCCTGACGAAATCGGTCGAGGAAGCGGCGGAACAGGCCAAGAAGATGCTGGGCCGCACCCTCGTCACCCACCAGACCGGCCCCGCGGGCAAACAGGTCAACCGCATCTATATCGAAGACGGCTCCGGCATCGAAACAGAGCTGTACCTCGCGCTGCTCGTGGACCGCGAAACCAGCCGCGTGGGCTTTGTCTGCTCCACCGAAGGCGGCATGGACATCGAAGAGGTCGCGGCCAACACGCCCGAAAAGATCATCAATTTCTCCGTCGATCCCGCCACCGGCTTCCAGCCCTTCCACGGCCGCCGCATCGCGTTCGCGCTGGGTCTTGAGGGCAAGGCGGTCAAGCAGTGCGTCGGCCTGATGGGCACGCTCTACAAGGCGTTCGTCGAAAAAGACATGGAGATGCTGGAAATCAACCCGCTCATCGTCACCGACAGCGGCGATCTCAAGGTGCTCGACGCCAAGGTCAGCTTTGACGGCAACGCCATCTACCGCCACGGCGACATCGCCGAGCTGCGCGACACCACCGAAGAAGACCCCAAAGAGCTCGAGGCCTCCAAATACGACCTCAACTATATCGCGCTCGACGGTGAAATCGGCTGCATGGTCAACGGCGCGGGCCTCGCGATGGCGACCATGGACATCATCAAGCTCTACGGCGCCGAGCCTGCCAACTTCCTCGACGTGGGCGGCGGTGCGACCAAGGAAAAGGTGACCGAAGCCTTCAAGATCATCACCTCGGATGACAACGTCAAAGGCATCCTCGTCAACATCTTCGGCGGCATCATGCGCTGCGACGTCATCGCCGAAGGCGTGGTCGCCGCGGTCAAGGAGGTCGGCCTCAAAGTGCCACTGGTCGTGCGTCTCGAAGGCACCAAGGTCGAAGAGGGCAAGGCCATCATCAACAACTCCGGCCTCGACGTCATCGCGGCGGACGACCTCAAGGATGGTGCCGAAAAGATCGTCAAAGCGGTCAAGGGCTGAACCATGCGCGCGGGGATCGGCATTGCACTGGTCTGCGGTCCGGCCCATGGTGCTTGGGCCATTGGCATCGGGGCTCTGTGCTGATGCAGACCTGCGGCAACATATTGGTGAGTTGCACACTCGCGATCGGTGCGCCGGTTGTGGCCTGCGCCGATCCGCAAGCTGCCGCGCGCGCCTTCGCCGATCACTGTTTTTCACCCTTCCTGACGGCGGCCACAGCGGCCGACCGGCTGGCCCCTGCCCGCGTCGATTTTTACGACACGCGGCCCTTTTCCTCCGCCGATCCCTCGCCCGCAACGGGCCGCGCTGCCACGCCCGGCACCGACCGGCGCTGCGAGGTCGCCTTTGACGGCGCGCATATCCAGACCGGCATCGAGGGCGTCACCACCGGGCTCGCGCAGGAAGGTATCGACACCCCCGCCGACGTGCCCGCCGATTTCGCGGCCCAACCCGGGACCACTTTCATCGCCGCCCGGCAGCTGAACCCCACGCGCATCGCGGTGGTGCAGGTCGGCACGCGGCCCGGCCCCGATGGTGTTGAAACCTATCTCAACGTCGAACGGCTCGACCCGCTGGCGGAGCCTGTGCAATGACCGCCGCGACCACCCATGCCCCCCGCACCGGCGGGCGTCTGGTGCTCTGGAGCGCCGTGGCGGTTTTTGCCGTGATGGCCATGATTGCCGCCCTGCCGCTGGCCACGCAGAAAACATTGCTGACCGAAGGCGGCCCGGTCGAGACGCTGTCGGTCATCGGCTACGCCATCTGCATCGCGTTGCTCTTCGTGCTTTGGCCCCTGGCCGAGGTCGCACGGCGTTGGTATTTCGTGGTGCTGCTGGCGCTGTTTGCGGGGCGCGAGCTTGATCTCGACAAGGCCCCCTTTACCGAAGGACTGCTCAAGGCCCGCCAATACACCGGCGACACCGTCGGCCCTGTCGAACTGGTGATCTCCGCCGCGATCCTGCTGGCGATCATCCTGACCTGCCTGATCCTGCTGCGCCGCGAAACCGGGCGGTTCATCCGCGGGTTGGCCGCCCGCAGCCCCGCCGCCGCGGCCACCCTTCTGGGCGTGCTCTTCATCGGCGTCTACAAGGCCATCGACGGTCTGGCCCGCAAACTCGAACCCTTCGGCATCACGGTGAGCGAAGACCTCAACAACCTGATTTCCGTGATCGAGGAAGTGGGCGAGCTGGGCATCCCGCTGATGTTCGCGGTGGCCATCATC from Sulfitobacter sp. S190 includes the following:
- a CDS encoding succinyl-CoA synthetase subunit beta — protein: MSCTLAIGAPVVACADPQAAARAFADHCFSPFLTAATAADRLAPARVDFYDTRPFSSADPSPATGRAATPGTDRRCEVAFDGAHIQTGIEGVTTGLAQEGIDTPADVPADFAAQPGTTFIAARQLNPTRIAVVQVGTRPGPDGVETYLNVERLDPLAEPVQ
- a CDS encoding DUF1737 domain-containing protein is translated as MKLYRFLSEEDTSAFCHKVTDALNKGWELYGTPTQTWDHAAGVMRCGQAVVKDAPGTYTPDTKLGAH
- the sucC gene encoding ADP-forming succinate--CoA ligase subunit beta; its protein translation is MNIHEYQAKALLRSYGAPVSDGRVVLKAEDAKNAAGELDGPLWVVKAQIHAGGRGKGKFKEADAGDAGGVRLTKSVEEAAEQAKKMLGRTLVTHQTGPAGKQVNRIYIEDGSGIETELYLALLVDRETSRVGFVCSTEGGMDIEEVAANTPEKIINFSVDPATGFQPFHGRRIAFALGLEGKAVKQCVGLMGTLYKAFVEKDMEMLEINPLIVTDSGDLKVLDAKVSFDGNAIYRHGDIAELRDTTEEDPKELEASKYDLNYIALDGEIGCMVNGAGLAMATMDIIKLYGAEPANFLDVGGGATKEKVTEAFKIITSDDNVKGILVNIFGGIMRCDVIAEGVVAAVKEVGLKVPLVVRLEGTKVEEGKAIINNSGLDVIAADDLKDGAEKIVKAVKG
- a CDS encoding DUF4344 domain-containing metallopeptidase, which encodes MSRPALVLALALAAAPARAEDARDAYVASNLLAVLYHELGHALIDTGDLPVFGQEEDAADTLSILMIDTLFDDDTARTIAYDTADGFAADARLAADDIAWWDTHGPDAQRYYNLVCLFYGADPDTRDDFAADMGLPDDRADTCPEEYDLAIDSWGPVLDELMAQGGTAGLIYTGTGTSLTHRTIKDEVRALNAVMTMPAPLRVSVAPCGEPNAFYDPQDISITICTEFEDYLRKNSP
- a CDS encoding NnrU family protein, yielding MLLLILGLLLWVAAHYFKRLMPEKRAALGDPGKGLVAVAIVLSLVLMILGYRGADFVHVWAPPAFLTHINNLAMVLALWVYGSSAAKGAKAWPAYKIRHPQLTAVKIWAAAHLLVNGDLASIVLFGGLLAWAVGSVILINRAEPDWTPPAPAGRATYIRLAIITAVMLVVITLIHTLLGVSPFG
- a CDS encoding MaoC family dehydratase, which produces MATKTNAGRFFEDYRIGEVIRHAVPRTVKMGERALYHMLYPARHALYSSDQFAQGCGLPFSPLEDLIGFHVVFGKTVPDVSLNAVANLGYAEGRWITPVWPGDTLRSESEVIGLKQNSNGKTGVVYVRTRGLNQHDETVMEYVRWVMVRKRDGDAPAPDTVVPDLQKTIAASDLVIPRGLDFTNYDFTLAGEPHRWGDYDVGEKIDHVDGVTVEEAEHMMATRLWQNTAKVHFDTSARPDGSRLIYGGHVISMARALSFNGLANAQMIVGLNGGAHANPCLAGDTIRAWSEVLDKAETDAPGVGAIRLRLVATKGGTPFDLRGADGKYLPDVLLDLDIWALMPT
- a CDS encoding CoA ester lyase codes for the protein MPATSRPLRSVLYIPGSKPRALDKARGLPADAIIFDLEDAVIPDEKTAARDTLADALATGGYGARMKIVRINGLDTAWGADDARAAAAMGADAVLLPKVNSPDDLDALADITGDTPLWAMMETPRGMLNAAAIAAHPLLSGMVMGTNDLAKDLQTRFRADRQPLMAGLGLCVLAGKAHGAALIDGVYNAFKDEDGLRAECEQGRDMGFDGKTLIHPAQLDIANAAFSPSADEIDLARRQIAAFDAAEATGQGVAVVDGKIVENLHVATARETLAKSEAIDAMQAE